The proteins below come from a single Cryptococcus neoformans var. neoformans JEC21 chromosome 14 sequence genomic window:
- a CDS encoding mutanase, putative, producing the protein MLLNSLITLLLAAHIATAHSLDSRHRRRHVRRALKRQQESAAGHWSTYETSTWIPDNPSTAAQIVYETVYVTETVWEDGPSPTAPQTLAESFPTTSASVSGSALTGEIGNVNLVATDPITSSAASSSVATFAASPIEVAAGTDSNIAALSAATAITVSLDSSDLDAQIDALGFTISIGETISIGFGGGSAPTTTSSAPTSTVTASGDKKVFAHFMVGIVSTYAVGDWESDMQLAKSKGIDGFALNIGVDSYSQEQLDLAYQAGASVGFDLFISFDFNWYTIADISGVANMLKRYKDQPAQFRVDDKPFVSTFIGDGFDWSSVATEVGEELYAVPFWQPSADNANNAGLAGLFSWDAWPGQLDNVPVNASMSDTRDIEYLGYLEAVGKTYMAPVSSWFSTHFGAEVSYSKNWVFKSETLWKDRWDDILQLGSRLNFIEIVTWNDYGESHYIGPYNTAHTDDSSSAWAAGLDHTAMLDFAVPYIKAFKAGETAPVIDSEMLVYWHRPHLKSVSCDSTDICGSRPTGWDFLEDTVFVSTMTKSGGIVKVTSGGNQAVVQQVDAGVQMIEVPMGVGEQIFEFTTFQGGYGKTTSNLTISADCWNGIYNFNYHSGSITC; encoded by the exons ATGCTCCTCAACTCCCTAATCACGCTCCTCCTCGCGGCACATATCGCAACTGCCCACAGCCTGGATTCTCGTCACAGGCGTAGACATGTCAGGCGTGCGCTCAAAAGGCAACAGGAGTCAGCGGCTGGCCACTGGTCTACCTACGAGACAAGCACTTGGATCC CCGATAACCCGTCGACAGCTGCTCAAATCGTTTATGAAACTGTCTATGTGACAGAAACTGTATGGGAAGACGGACCTTCCCCGACTGCCCCTCAAACTCTTGCTGAATCTTTCCCTACAACATCTGCAAGTGTTTCTGGTAGTGCGCTCACCGGGGAGATTGGGAACGTCAATCTCGTCGCAACCGATCCAATCACAAGCTCTGCCGCCTCAAGTTCAGTCGCAACTTTTGCTGCTTCTCCTATTGAAGTTGCTGCTGGTACGGATTCTAACATTGCTGCACTGAGCGCTGCCACCGCCATTACTGTGTCTCTCGACTCTAGCGATCTCGATGCCCAGATTGACGCCCTTGGCTTTACCATCTCTATAGGCGAAACGATTTCCATTGGCTTTGGCGGTGGTTCCGCCCCGACTACCACATCGTCTGCTCCCACTTCCACTGTTACCGCCTCTGGGGACAAGAAGGTCTTTGCCCACTTTATGGTTGGTATTGTCTCCACGTATGCTGTAGGCGACTGGGAGTCGGACATGCAACTCGCCAAGTCTAAAGGCATCGACGGCTTTGCCCTCAACATTGGTGTCGACTCGTATTCCCAGGAACAACTCGATCTCGCTTACCAGGCTGGCGCTTCTGTAGGATTCGaccttttcatctctttcgATTTCAACTGGTACACCATTGCCGATATCTCTGGTGTGGCGAACATGCTTAAACGATACAAGGATCAACCAGCCCAATTCCGCGTCGATGACAAGCCTTTCGTCTCTACTTTTATTGGTGATGGATTTGACTGGAGCTCGGTGGCTACCgaggttggagaagaattGTACGCTGTACCTTTCTGGCAACCTAGCGCCGACAATGCCAACAATGCTGGTCTAGCTGGCCTATTCTCTTG GGATGCCTGGCCTGGACAACTTGACAATGTTCCTGTCAATGCGTCCATGAGTGATACTCGAGATATTGAGTATCTCGGCTACCTTGAAGCTGTCGGCAAGACTTATATGGCTCctgtttcttcttggttCAGTACCCATTTTGGTGCAGAGGTTTCTTACTCCAAGAACTGGGTGTTTAAAAGTGAGACGCTCTGGAAGGACAGGTGGGACGACATTTTGCAGCTCGGTAGCCGTCTCAACTTTATCGAGA TTGTAACCTGGAACGACTACGGAGAGTCTCATTATATTGGCCCTTACAACACTGCCCACACTGACGACTCGTCGTCTGCCTGGGCTGCTGGCCTTGATCACACAGCTATGCTCGACTTTGCTGTCCCATATATCAAGGCATTCAAGGCTGGTGAAACAGCCCCTGTTATTGACAGCGAAATGTTGGTCTACTGGCATCGCCCTCACCTCAAATCAGTTTCCTGTGACAGCACAGACATTTGTGGTTCTAGGCCCACCGGCTGGGACTTTTTGGAAGACACTGTCTTTGTATCTACCATGACCAAGTCTGGCGGTATTGTTAAAGTTACGTCAGGTGGTAACCAAGCCGTTGTCCAGCAGGTGGACGCTGGCGTGCAGATGATTGAAGTGCCCATGGGCGTTGGAGAGCAGATTTTCGAGTTTACCACGTTCCAGGGAGGCTACGGGAAGACTACTTCCAATCTGACGATCAGTGCGGATTGCTGG AATGGCATCTACAACTTCAACTACCATTCTGGTTCTATTACTTGCTAA
- a CDS encoding aerobic respiration-related protein, putative has protein sequence MATQVPPSTTPTPFANRPAPPTKDLEIPEDYKKTFRGRGTVSKFVDPCEAARKASLDCLERTQYNRSECTDFFTAYKECKGNWLAQRKEDRMKGRDTV, from the exons ATGGCCACTCAAGTCCCTCCATCGACCACCCCTACTCCGTTCGCTAACCGTCCGGCTCCCCCGACGAAAGATCTCGAGATTCCCGAGGACTACAAAAAGACTTTCCGC GGAAGAGGGACTGTTAGCAAG TTCGTCGACCCCTGTGAAGCGGCTAGGAAGGCGTCTTTAGATTGTCTCGAAAGGACACAATACAACCGCTCAGAG TGTACCGACTTTTTCACCGCGTACAAGGAATGTAAAGGAAACTGG CTTGCGCAacggaaagaagacaggatgaaaggaagagatacTGTCTGA